The Paroedura picta isolate Pp20150507F chromosome 17, Ppicta_v3.0, whole genome shotgun sequence genome contains the following window.
ACCTTTCGACTGCCTGCAATACAAGAAGACTCGTCTGCACGGCCACCGGGTCAACCGAGTTTGGGCAGCACTGGAGCCCCCTCGCCCCACAAGCCAGACAAGAGAAATGGCTCTTTCTTAATCTACGGACCTCTCCCCTGAGACGCCACAAGCGCAAAGCTCCCTGGAGAAGGACAAATCACCCTATTTGCCGCAAAACTGCAGAGCCACGTGGCTTCAACCCTCCGCACTCAGCAGGCTGCTGGCGCAGAGGCAAATCTCCCaaggattccacccccccccggTTCTCTCAAGGACCCCCGAGGAGGATTCTAAGAGGAAGCCCCTCGCTTTGTCAGGATGGATTGCAAACTGTCCGGAGAGGAAAAGGGCATCCCTTTGCGCCACAGGAAACCCACCCAAAGCCCTGTGGTGGCTCCCTCTTGCATCTCCAACTTCTCGTTTCTGTCGCGATACTAAGCCGTTACAACTTTGGGGTCCCCAAGTGTCCCAGCCCCTCCCTGAAAACGGTGCTTAGCCGTGCAGACAACACAACTGACGAGCTTCAGGAAGATCTCAAGAGTAAGCcagtccttttctctctctcctcgtCCCTCCTGACCCATAAAAACTGATGTGCAATACGTTATAGCTAATTTTAAAATAGACATCTGTGGTCTTTTCTAACTCTATACGCGTACGTCTAACGTGGAAGAACACGCAACACAGACAGAATTATTTGTGTTTTGCATACTGAGCCATGGCTGTTGGGGacgggggagaaagggaggatggCAAAACCGCtagacacacacgcacgcacacacgtgTGGCTTCTTTCCCTCTGAAATCACACCTGTCTAAAACTGCCCCTGAGTAAGCATCAAAGCAAAGCTTAAAATCAAGTTCTAGAGCAAAAGCCCTCAAGCTGCTCAGTTCCCTGAATTCCCAAAGAGTCGGCTGCAGTTTCCACAAGAAACTCGGCCTCCAGGTGCCCACGCTCCCCCCTCGGCCCAGCTGAGCCAAGCTCTGCCCTGACGCTTTGACACGGCGGGCGCACCGGCCGTGCGTTTGCGACCTCCGTGAGCGGCCTGACTCAGTGTGCTTCCCTCTTTGTTCCAAAGTGCATTTCTAAAAGGAATTTGTAAACAGAGGACTCAAATTGAAAGTTAGGTGCTCAAAGCATCTCCAATGTGCAAGCAGCAATCATGGCTAGGGGAGGAGCCGAGGGGAGATTAGCCTCCTCGGGTTGCCACAGGGGGTGGagcaggagcgggggggggggggtgaggggggagctTCTAAAGACCTGTATCTAAGCTTCCCTTTCTCTAAACTTTCAGCGCGGGGAGGAGGTCGGCGAGGCTGTCGACGTAGTAGTCGGGGACCAACTTCCTCCTCTcggggcagctgctctccaggtggCTCTGGACCTCCTCCAGGGTGCTGACCCCCGTGAGGGTGAGCAGGGTCGTCAGGCCGCAGTTGTTGCCCATGAGGATGTCGGTGTCCAGCCGGTCACCCACCATGATGGTGCGGGCGGGGTCGATGTTGAACTCGCTGGCCACGCACTCAAAGATGTACTGGCTGGGCTTGCCGATGACGAAGGCCTCGCGCTCCGCCGCAGTCTCCACAGCTTTGACCAGGCAGCCGGTCCCTGAGGAGGCGACAAAGAGAGGCCGGTGAGCGGAAGGCCCGGCCCTTGAGGACCTGCCCTGGACCTCGTCCCCAGTCCCTCACGCCTCCCACTGACAACGGGGAAGGCTGGGGCACAGAGCAAGAACCAGACGGGGAATCTCTCGCTGTCCCtcccactgctggggggggggcatgttgtaAGGCCTCCTGTGCACACAGCTGTAGCAGCCGGCTTGCTCCCTTTGTAACAGTCCAGGCCTCTCGCGACTAGGGGAGCTGTCCCACTAGGCTGCAACAGCCTCCGGATGATTCAAGTGGGTCCTGGCCCTACCACTTTACCAGTTCAGAGCCACGCAGAGGGCTGCACTGTGGCCCACGGCAAAACCCCTTGTCAGGTGCACAGGGGTGACAACCTGAAGTGGCGACAACCTTGGTGCAGGCAACTGGCAGGTGTGCCCAGGTGCTTGCCCTCCCGCACCTCGAGCACGGCAAGGACTTTGGGGGCTTGTGGTCACGTGACAACTCCAGGGCTCACCATTTAGAAGCCCAGCTGGGCAGGAGAGCCACTTGCTGAGGGGCAGAAGACGTCCCTTCAGGTACAAGATTTGGGCAAGACATCCTCCCCGTCccaaacctagaatcatagagttggaagggatctcctgggtcatctagtccatccccctacAGGACACTCCCAGCCCTTCAGAGAATCTTCCGGGTGCTTAGATGGAatgtggaatcctagagtgggaagggccctcctgggtcatctagcccaacccctgccgCCCCTTGACCCTTCACCGGATCCGCCTCCCCGTGCGACGGCTGCTGCGGGCTTACCGGGCACGGCGCTGCCGCCCTCGAGGGGCAGGCGGTGGTCGCGGTTGGTGGCGACGAGCAGGCAGCCTTCGCGCAGCAGGTAGCGCAGGGCCAGGCACAGCTTGCCGTAGCTGAAGTGCTCGTCGTAGCCCACGAGGACGGCGCGCACGGCGGGGTCGAGGGGCGCGCGGGCGCCGAAGTGGGCGGAgtcgggcggcggggcggggccggCGCCCAGGTGGGCCACGCCCGCCGCCTCCAGCTCCGCGCTCAGCGCCGCCCCGCCCAGCACGTAGGCGGCGCCGCCGGGCGGGAGGGCGTGGCTGAGGTAGCGCGCGGCGCAGTGGGCGGAGCCGAAGACCTGCCGCGGCTGCGCGGGCGGGAAGCCCAGGCGGCGCAGCTTCTCCGCGTAGGCCGCGCGCGTGCGCGAGGAGTTGTTGGTGACGTAGCAGAGCCGCTTCCCGCCCAAGGGCGACTCGGCCTCCAGCAGGCGCAGCGCCTCGGCCGCCCCCGGCACCGCCGCCTCGCCCCGCCACAGCACCCCGTCGCAGTCGAAGAGCACCGCCTCCGCCCCCGCCAGCACCGACCGCGCCGTGTCCGCGTCCAGCCGCTCGCACCACTTCttggccgccgccgccatggcccCGCTCACGCCAACCGCCGCGCCTGCCCCTCGCGCACGCCGGCGCCGCCCATTGGCCCGCGCGCGCCACGCCCCGCCCCCGCGCGTCTTCAAGGAGACTCGGAGGCCGAGGCCGCGCGCCGCCCACCCGCGCGCCCATTGGCCCGGCCCGCGCGGCGCCCGCGGCGGCCCCGCCCCCGGTTGTTATGACGACACGGCCGTAAAGCCGCCATCTTGGGGGTTGCGGCGCCTTGCGACATGGCGGCCGCGATGGCAACGGGCGCGGGGCCGGCGGCGCTTACGGCAGCTGGGGCGCGCGCGGCGGAGGAGCCCCTCGGCAGCCCCCgcgcgccccccgcccccctgctcGGCCTGCCCGCGCCCTTCGGGGAGGAAGGtgggcccggtggggggggaagggacggGGAGGGGCGTCGGggcactccctccctccaccccccccgctgacccccccccccccttgccttgcAGACGAGGACGACCGGCACCGCTGCGGCCGCTGCCAGGCCGAGTTCTCCTCCCTCGAGGAGTTCGTgcagcacaagctccagaagctcTGCCAGAGGCCCCCGGACGCCGCGGCCCAGGCAAGgcccccgggggtggggggagagggggaacccCACTgcagccctgcgagggaggcagcCAGCGAGTGGGGAGGCGTCCAGAGCGGCAGACTTGGATCCGAGAGAGCCCcggttcgccccccccccccgctctgatggggcagagggagatGTTGAAGCCCAGGCCCTTCCCTGACCAGAACCGTCTCTCCACTCAGGCAGCCTCCTCTGCGGAAGAGCCCATAACTGTGGCCCACATCGTTGTCGAAGCTTCTCCCATAACTGAAGAGATCAGCAGCGCGTCTGCAATACTTGGTGAGTTCCCCACTGACATgggggttgcgggggggggggtgagagagaggtTCTGGGGGCAGAACTAGCCTGCTGTCCATCTGTCTCCAGGGGGGTTCACTCCCGGTAGGGGGCTGCCCAAGGACTGGGCCAATGCAGGGTGCTGAAGCCCGAGAGAGGCCGGTTCTGGCCAGGAGGGCCAGGGCAGAGGCTGTGACTGTCTTGCGATCCCCTCCGCAGGCAGTGGGCACCTTAAAGAAGTCATCGTCGTAGGCGACCATGTCTTTGGGAGCCCCAACGGTGACCTGGACGGTGACGGTGATGCTGCCGCCGCAGAAGAACCGGAGAGCCCCGAGGACCCAGAAGAAGGGGCTTCCGTGGAGCTCGTCAAGGTTAAACTGCTGGTTAACAAAGATGGCCGCTACGTCTGTGAGCTCTGCCACAAGACGTTTAAAACGGTACGTGGGGGGCGAGCAGCACAGTGGGTGTCCTTCCTGCCGTTCTCTGTGGCTTCTCTTGGGGGGGGTTGTGCCCCCTGCCCCCATGGCTGCTTCCCCAGAGAGTCCCCCTTTCCCTGCAGGCCAGCATCCTCAAAGCTCACCTGATCACGCACAGCAGCAGGAAGGACTACGAGTGCAAGCTATGTGGGACGTCCTTCAGGACGAAGGGCTCACTCATCCGCCACCATCGCCGCCATACAGGTGAGGGGAGGACTTGGCTTGGGCTGGAACACCAGAGCGGCATGGCATGGGCTACAGTGGCCTTGAGTGTTGGACAGCGACAGGGCCTAAGGGAGTCaaactgagagggaggggggttgttgttgAGCTCTGCACATTACAACATGTGGGCGGCCTTAACTAAATGTCTTCCAACCCAGTATGTTGCAGCTGGCCTTCCTGACCTGCCGGCCATCATTTGTCGAATGTATTTCGGCACTCCGGCACGGAGGTGGCAGGGATTCCTGTGCCTCCCATCACGGCTGTAACTCTGTCCATTGGTCTCTCTGCCCCTTCAGACGAGCGTCCTTACAAGTGCAGGAAATGTGGGAAGAGCTTCCGGGAATCCGGGGCTTTGACGCGCCACCTGAAATCCCTGACTCCCTGCACAGAGAAAATCCGCTTCAATATGAACAAGGAAATTGTAGTTAGCAAAGAGGATGCAGTCTCAGGTCAGTGCCAAGACTGGTGCCCCTTCTCCCTTTCTGAGGTTTCAGGGGCTTCACTTCAGTGGTAACGGGAAGGGATCTTCAGGCTCGGCCCAGCTGCTGGCTTTTCTTGCAGGTTCCAGCAGCTCCACTACGCAGACTGTTTCCCCGCTGGCCGCTCCGTCCCTGGACTCCTCGCCTGTCATCCGTCTTGTGACAGACGCCAAAGGGAACGTCCTCCACGAAGTCCACGTCCAGATGCAGGAGCTCTCTGTTGCCGTGGCCCAGTCACCTGACCAAGAGGTGGGTGCTGCCCCCAAGTCCGCGTGTGAGTTGGAGCCCCAGCCGGCCAGGCAGCGGGCTGCCTCTGCTCGGAGGCTCTGCCCCAGGGGACTGGGCTCAGAAGGCTGTCCGAGAGGGGGCTGCTCCAGGGGCTGACGGGCTTCCAGCTTCCTTTTTAGCCTTCCAGTCCTGCGGAGCTGCCTCCCGAGGGAGAAGAGGACGAGAACTTGCTGCGGGAAGCCATGAGAGATTCTGGGATCGTGATGGAGCGGGTTTCGGTGGAGGAGGGCACCAAATCTGACGAGGGAGCCGACAGGGCCGAGACCCCCGAGGAGCCAAAGAGCCAAGAGGAGGGCACTCCGGAGAAGCTCTGCGGGGAGCAGGACACGGAGAAGGCAGATACAGTAAGGTCCTCACCACAGCTCCTTTCCCTAGGTGGTGGGGGTTTTTGCTGGCCTCTGGGAAAGGAGAGATTCTTTGAGATTCCtgaaggtagggaaaagcggggtataaaagcttcttcttctacacccTCTCCTGGCTCAGGAATGGCTGGGCCAGCTGTTGTGCAGGTGAGACGCTTGAGTAGGCTGCCCTTTGTTTCGTAGCCAGAGGTGGAGGCCACAGACGGAAGCAAGTCCCACACCTGCCCCTACTGCAACGAGATCTTCCCGGAGCCCAGGGCCCTCGAATTGCACGTCAGTGAACATCTAGGTAAGGTGGCCCCCGAGTGGGAAATGCCACTCTGGGGCTCATTCTGGGAAAGGGGGGCCTGAAGttccatctcctcctcttctcttccccccccccccagaatacaAGCCCTTCCGGTGCGAGGAGTGTGGCAAGCAGTTCTCCAAGGGCTACCTGCTGAAGAAGCACCAGGAAGTGCATGTCAACGAGCGGCGCTTCTGCTGTGGGGAGTGCGGCAAGCTGTACAAGACCATCGCCCACGTCAAGGGCCACCGGCGGGTCCATTCCGAGGAGCGGCCTTACCCATGTGCCAAGTGTGGCAAGAGGTACAAGACCAAGGTAGGAAGGAGCCCCAGggctcggggagggagggggagagcccgAGACAGATCTGCCACTGGTTCCACCTGCGGCTTCTCCCTCCCACAGAACGCCCAGCAGGTCCACTTCCGGACGCACCTGGACGAGAAGCCGTACGTCTGCCACTTCTGCAACCAGGGATTCCGGGAGAAGGGCTCCCTGGTGCGCCACCTGCGCcaccacacgggcgagaagcccttCAAGTGCTACAAGTGCGGCCGGGGCTTTGCCGAGCACGGCACCCTCAACAGGCACCTGAGGACGAAAGGTGAGTCAGCCTCTTGGCAACCCACGGAGGCAGGGGCGTCCTTCCGAAATTGGCTTTCCTGGCGTCGCCTCGGCTGGCATGGGATCTCTTGGTGAGAGCAGGAGCCTGTATGCTGGCTGCCTTCCTGCGGTGCGCATCAGCTGAGTTCTGCTCTGTCTGGGTCTCCCACGGGCGTCCAGGAGGCTGTCTGCTCACCCTGAAGGAGGCCGATGTTGCTGTGGTGTCGGAGGAAGGGCAGTCGGCAGACAACCTGGCGGCTACTGTCATTGCCGAAGAAGCCCCGACGGTCCTGGTGGAGTTCTCCTCAGTGGTGGCCGACACGCAAGAGTACATCATTGAGGTAGCTGGAGGGGGAAGAGACCAGCGAgtaggggacgggggggggggggggggggcttggagccTCTGGCCGCTGGAGCATTTCTGTGGTCCTGGAGTCGGACCCCACAGAGCTCCTTTGCTCTCCTGCCCCTTATCAGGTcagacgtggggggggggatccggcccctgcagcccagcccaaagttgaccgcattctccccccctccccccttttgcagACAGCTACTGAAGAGATGGAAACCAGCGAAGCAACAGAGATCATCGAAGGAACAAGGCATGAGGtgggcagagagggaggggacCAACAGGTCTGGGGAACTTGGCACGGGGCTTTTGGGCCTCCCATGGCaagctcctttctccctccctcccgcctccaGGTGGACAGTCACATCATGAAGGTCGTGCAGCAGATCGTGAACCAGGCCGGCTCGGGCCACCAGATCATTGTCCAGAACGTGACGGTGGCCGAGGGCACCCACCTGGCGCCTGACAGCGCGGACACGATTGCCATTGCCACCCCCGAGAGCCTCACGGAGCAGGTGGCCATGACCCTGGCTTCCGCCATCGGCGAGGGAGCGGTGCTGGCCACGGAGGGCGAGGCAGAAGCGGAGGCCGTGGGCCAGAATATCGAGATTGTGGAGCACACGGGCGAGTTCGTGATCGCCTCCCAGGAGGGGGAGCTGGAGGTGCAGACGGTGATCGTCTAGGGGCTGGGCTGGCCTGTCCTGCACCTGGGCCCACCCACCCTTCCAGCAGGGGTGCAGAGCGGCACAAGCGTGTGAGGCTGGCTgctgctcctttcccctcttGGACGCCAGGAGTCCTGGAAGCGTCAGCCCAGCAGCACAGGGTCACTGGGACCGCCAAGCTCCCAGGCTGCTCTTTGGCGTAGAGCAGGGTCTGGGAAAGCACTTTAGCCTGGGCTGCAAGCCAAAGGAGACACCCGTGGGTCTGGAGCTCCTCGCCTCTCCTGCAAGCGAGTCGCAGTGGACGCAGGGGGGCCTTTGAGACCAGTTCAGAAGGCTTCACCGCGAAATGCCACAGGTTATTCCGAGGAATGCCCTTTCCAAGTGCTAATGTCAAAGTCAGACTGCACAGTTCTTTTCTAAGCGCATCGCTTTTAATTGTAGATTGTACAGCTGAGCTTGTAAATACATCTCTTTATAAAACGGACGTTTCCTGTTCTGGGGACGGGTGGCCTAAGCAGGGTCTCAGCACTCTGAagcactgggagggggaggggggctggacccGTCCCTTCTGGGCAGCTGCACCCCCTCCAGggaccctccctccttgcctaccTGCCTTGTGAAACTGGCCAAGGCCCCTTTTCTGCCACAGAAACCACCAGTGCTCCTAGCCCATGCCTCAGGCTAATTCATTATCATCCCATGAGGTATTATAGGGGGGAGACTTAcagtccagggttgctgctgGAATCTCTTCCAGGCCCTTAAATCTGCAAAGGCAGAgggacagctgctcctggacgGGCCCTGCAAAATCACTTTCGGCCTTTTCTTCCTGCTTGGTTGGGGACCCGTTGCATGTAAAGGGGGCCGGGGGTGGCGCTTCCAGCCTGTGTCAccttctctttgctttgggactCGTGAGAGGCTTGGCAATTTCCACGAGGTTGCCCCAGAGCCCCCTTGAGTAAATATTGGCGTAAGCCCCGCTCTGGAGCCTTCTTGCCTTAAACCACTCATAGCTTGTCTGGTTGACCAGGGCCAGGTAGAGGCCGAAACAGAAGTAGGAGCTCAGGATGACGGCGAGGACGAGGACAAAGCCCAGCATGAACACCACACGGGGGAAGGTCAGGAAGAGGTGCTGcaaagacaggggggggggggagaaagaaatccTCCTGAAACtggacaacacacacacacacacacacacacacacacacacacactgacattcCAGCTAGCCAGCCTTACTCAGGAGCTTTTTAAATGCTCTCCTCCCTATCACAGCAGCCCTGCAAGGTCTGGGTAAGGCGGAGAGCGAGCGAGCAAGGTGAGAGCCAAGGCTGGAGCTGCTGCTGCGGAGGGGCAGGAAAAGGCTTTCCCTCAGCGCTTACCTGAATGACGAAGACGGCATCCACCGGTCGCTCCTGGCCTTGCTCGTCTGTATAGTAGCCCAGCATCAGGTTGGAGAGAGCGACCACTTGGAGGAGGAAGGCGGCCGTGATGGCTGTGAGGGCAGAGGCCATGGCGCTCAGGCTGAGCAGGTAGAGGAGGAAGTACCTCGCATTGAAGGCCCCGATGCAGTTGTTCACCCAGACACAGTGGTGGTCGAAGCGATGCACGCAGGCCCGGCAGACCCCTGAGCAGGACCAGAACGTAACCATTGGGCTGGCGGAAGCAAGACACAAGCGATGGGGCTTGTCCTGGGCCACGCCAAGGAGGTGGGGCGGGCTTAGAGAGCTGCTCTTCagggaactgtggctggcccaaagtcaccctgctggctgcatgtggaggagtggggaatccaacccagttctccagatgagagaagaGCCAGCACCCAAGGGGCAGGAGGAACAGACCCCGAAGGGGAGGCCTTTCCCACAGAAGAGCTGGTCCAGGTGCGTCTCTGAGGgctgggagcagggg
Protein-coding sequences here:
- the PGP gene encoding glycerol-3-phosphate phosphatase, which codes for MAAAAKKWCERLDADTARSVLAGAEAVLFDCDGVLWRGEAAVPGAAEALRLLEAESPLGGKRLCYVTNNSSRTRAAYAEKLRRLGFPPAQPRQVFGSAHCAARYLSHALPPGGAAYVLGGAALSAELEAAGVAHLGAGPAPPPDSAHFGARAPLDPAVRAVLVGYDEHFSYGKLCLALRYLLREGCLLVATNRDHRLPLEGGSAVPGTGCLVKAVETAAEREAFVIGKPSQYIFECVASEFNIDPARTIMVGDRLDTDILMGNNCGLTTLLTLTGVSTLEEVQSHLESSCPERRKLVPDYYVDSLADLLPALKV
- the E4F1 gene encoding transcription factor E4F1 codes for the protein MAAAMATGAGPAALTAAGARAAEEPLGSPRAPPAPLLGLPAPFGEEDEDDRHRCGRCQAEFSSLEEFVQHKLQKLCQRPPDAAAQAASSAEEPITVAHIVVEASPITEEISSASAILGSGHLKEVIVVGDHVFGSPNGDLDGDGDAAAAEEPESPEDPEEGASVELVKVKLLVNKDGRYVCELCHKTFKTASILKAHLITHSSRKDYECKLCGTSFRTKGSLIRHHRRHTDERPYKCRKCGKSFRESGALTRHLKSLTPCTEKIRFNMNKEIVVSKEDAVSGSSSSTTQTVSPLAAPSLDSSPVIRLVTDAKGNVLHEVHVQMQELSVAVAQSPDQEPSSPAELPPEGEEDENLLREAMRDSGIVMERVSVEEGTKSDEGADRAETPEEPKSQEEGTPEKLCGEQDTEKADTPEVEATDGSKSHTCPYCNEIFPEPRALELHVSEHLEYKPFRCEECGKQFSKGYLLKKHQEVHVNERRFCCGECGKLYKTIAHVKGHRRVHSEERPYPCAKCGKRYKTKNAQQVHFRTHLDEKPYVCHFCNQGFREKGSLVRHLRHHTGEKPFKCYKCGRGFAEHGTLNRHLRTKGGCLLTLKEADVAVVSEEGQSADNLAATVIAEEAPTVLVEFSSVVADTQEYIIETATEEMETSEATEIIEGTRHEVDSHIMKVVQQIVNQAGSGHQIIVQNVTVAEGTHLAPDSADTIAIATPESLTEQVAMTLASAIGEGAVLATEGEAEAEAVGQNIEIVEHTGEFVIASQEGELEVQTVIV